A part of Myxococcus fulvus genomic DNA contains:
- a CDS encoding vWA domain-containing protein: MFLPFFYELRRRGVKVGAQEALALAGALKAGLHDSSLDGFYHVGRALLVHSETQLDAFDQAFLAHFQGVETAGLELTQELMQWLEDARERPQLTPEEQALLEALDPEEIRRLFEERLREQKERHDGGNRWIGTGGTSPFGNNGFSRGGMRVGGKAGGKQGMALMQAGARKYAGYRDDLVLDTRQLAVALRKLRAFAREGVAEELDVDESISATARNAGELEVVTRPPRRPNTRVVLAMDVGGSMDPYAATMSRLFSVASQATHFKELRTYYFHNCVYGKLYATPQLTGGMTVPELVAQVGRHHKLIMVGDASMAPYELGIRTDAEGRYKADGLEGLTWLMQLAQHFERNVWLNPEPMGAWRTGSIATIARVFPMFSLTVEGLGEAVAHLTRGRTVKGAMARR, encoded by the coding sequence ATGTTCCTGCCATTCTTCTACGAGCTGCGGCGACGAGGCGTGAAGGTGGGCGCGCAGGAGGCGCTCGCCCTGGCCGGCGCGCTGAAGGCGGGGCTGCACGACAGCAGCCTCGACGGCTTCTACCACGTGGGCCGCGCGCTCCTCGTCCACTCGGAGACGCAGCTGGACGCGTTCGACCAGGCGTTCCTCGCGCACTTCCAGGGCGTGGAGACCGCGGGCCTGGAGCTGACGCAGGAGTTGATGCAGTGGCTGGAGGACGCGCGCGAGCGGCCCCAGCTCACGCCCGAGGAGCAGGCGCTGCTGGAGGCGCTGGACCCGGAGGAGATCCGCCGCCTGTTCGAGGAGCGCTTGCGCGAACAGAAGGAGCGCCACGACGGCGGCAACCGGTGGATCGGCACCGGGGGGACGTCACCGTTCGGCAACAATGGCTTCTCTCGCGGTGGCATGCGCGTGGGCGGCAAGGCCGGCGGCAAGCAGGGCATGGCGCTGATGCAGGCGGGGGCGCGCAAGTACGCGGGCTACCGCGATGACCTGGTGCTCGACACGCGGCAGCTGGCCGTGGCGCTGCGCAAGCTGCGCGCGTTCGCTCGCGAGGGCGTGGCGGAGGAATTGGACGTGGACGAGAGCATCTCCGCCACCGCGCGCAACGCGGGCGAGCTGGAGGTGGTGACGCGTCCTCCGCGCAGGCCCAACACGCGCGTGGTGCTGGCCATGGACGTGGGCGGCTCCATGGACCCGTACGCGGCCACCATGAGCCGGCTGTTCTCCGTGGCGAGCCAGGCGACGCACTTCAAGGAACTGCGAACGTATTACTTCCACAACTGCGTCTACGGAAAGCTCTACGCCACGCCCCAGCTCACCGGCGGCATGACGGTGCCGGAGCTGGTGGCGCAGGTGGGAAGACATCACAAGCTCATCATGGTGGGTGATGCCTCCATGGCCCCGTATGAGCTGGGCATCCGCACCGACGCGGAGGGGCGATACAAGGCGGACGGGCTGGAGGGGCTGACGTGGTTGATGCAGCTGGCCCAGCACTTCGAGCGCAATGTGTGGCTCAACCCCGAGCCCATGGGCGCGTGGCGCACGGGCTCCATCGCCACCATCGCGCGCGTCTTCCCCATGTTCTCCCTCACCGTGGAGGGCCTGGGTGAGGCCGTGGCCCACCTGACACGGGGACGCACGGTGAAGGGCGCGATGGCGCGGCGCTGA
- a CDS encoding sigma-54-dependent transcriptional regulator, with translation MRILIVDDQRSARRVLTSVLSPMVGVELCEAASLAEARKVLTEAPVDVALVDIRLDSDSRNRDGLTLIGDIRRDTETVPIVVTVSNEMAEIRAAMRLGAYDYVLKDELCEELILPILEGLRDRRKLEREVQVLRARGALEGLPAGMVGASAAMTRLLSVVRRVALSDRPALVTGRTGAGKELVARALHTLGPRPAEPWLDVNCGAIPESLMESQLFGHERGAFTGADRRQDGLLTAVGTGTLFLDEIAELPLSLQAKLLRVLETGVFRRVGPAAEELRFQGRVVAATHADLEERVQQRAFREDLYYRLAVLEVQVPSLEERREDIPALLAHFVGRQSRQLRFTPEAMDVLVRASWPGNVRQLRTLVDRLTVFAEDDLVTPEALSQLPGRERRDVATEDPVKQLARAILRLPEQGDRLAHVEQALITEAMLLAEGNKSGAARLLGVHRKAIERRLTGRAESTSGDTSVDD, from the coding sequence ATGAGGATCCTCATCGTCGATGACCAGCGCAGCGCGCGTCGGGTGCTGACCTCCGTGTTGTCTCCCATGGTGGGCGTGGAGCTGTGCGAGGCCGCGAGCCTCGCGGAAGCACGGAAGGTCCTCACGGAGGCCCCGGTAGACGTGGCGCTGGTCGACATCCGGCTGGACTCCGACTCGCGCAATCGCGATGGGCTCACACTCATCGGCGACATTCGTCGGGACACGGAGACGGTGCCCATCGTGGTGACAGTCTCCAACGAGATGGCGGAGATTCGAGCCGCGATGCGGCTGGGGGCATACGACTACGTCCTCAAGGACGAGCTCTGCGAGGAGCTCATCCTGCCCATCCTCGAGGGGCTGAGAGACCGTAGGAAGCTGGAGCGCGAGGTCCAGGTCCTCCGGGCTCGCGGGGCGCTGGAAGGACTTCCAGCGGGGATGGTGGGAGCGTCGGCGGCGATGACGCGACTGCTCTCCGTGGTGCGCCGGGTGGCGCTCTCGGACCGGCCCGCGCTCGTCACCGGACGTACGGGGGCGGGTAAGGAACTCGTGGCCCGGGCGCTCCATACCCTGGGACCAAGGCCCGCGGAGCCCTGGCTGGACGTCAACTGCGGCGCCATTCCCGAGTCCCTCATGGAGTCACAGCTCTTCGGTCATGAGCGAGGTGCCTTCACCGGGGCGGACAGGCGACAGGATGGCCTGCTCACCGCGGTGGGAACCGGAACGCTCTTCCTGGACGAAATCGCCGAGCTGCCCCTCAGTCTTCAGGCCAAGCTGCTGCGAGTCCTGGAGACCGGTGTCTTCCGGCGAGTGGGCCCGGCGGCAGAGGAGCTGCGCTTCCAGGGGCGCGTCGTCGCGGCGACCCATGCGGACCTGGAGGAACGGGTGCAGCAACGCGCGTTTCGCGAGGACCTGTACTACCGGCTGGCCGTGCTGGAGGTGCAGGTTCCTTCGCTGGAGGAGCGGCGCGAGGACATTCCCGCGCTCCTGGCCCACTTCGTGGGACGGCAGTCGCGTCAGCTCCGGTTCACACCGGAGGCCATGGACGTGCTGGTGCGAGCAAGCTGGCCCGGCAACGTGCGTCAGCTCCGAACGCTGGTGGACCGGCTCACGGTCTTCGCGGAAGACGACCTGGTGACACCCGAGGCCTTGTCCCAGCTTCCGGGGCGGGAGCGGCGAGACGTGGCTACGGAGGATCCGGTCAAGCAGCTCGCCAGGGCCATCCTCCGATTGCCGGAGCAGGGTGACCGATTGGCGCACGTCGAACAGGCCCTCATCACGGAGGCGATGCTCCTTGCCGAGGGGAACAAGAGCGGAGCGGCGCGGTTGCTCGGTGTGCACCGCAAGGCCATCGAGCGCAGGCTGACGGGGCGTGCCGAGAGCACCTCGGGTGACACCTCCGTCGACGACTGA
- a CDS encoding sensor histidine kinase, with translation MMTAGPSSSLRLVVALLVMVSLCLGAAVTSSAWRTWGTPFAALLVDPYGAFSSVYLPRWNEQRLPLRHPNPVVACDGVPIDVALARQGRFPGQQLHDCIQRAHDAGRTHVSLVFLQQGQSLTLQQPLRLFGAEEVLFLYGVYAVVGAFLLWSGLLVLLLAGRRDGAVAYGVLCISSFVFLLTLFDYHTRAAFMPLFIVSRLGTGVGLIWLGYAFPERPVRFRRFWRTALAALSAGALGVAVWLLVAPHAGLETAWMRARVNDFSQVSLLVCGLSILARIRGSTGRQRAELLSAAWGLALLPVLVAFFVFFGRGLYLMVPCLIATLPLSIGHGLIRQNVLEVTAVLTRRLMAVPLVLAGLLAAAFTWRGMAQLLATYGVPDVLPGVTAVGVFMALVLVGKPWVDRLFFPATLQFRPTVEQLSDELAAPRNPEAIRDTVERVVLRWLSTSRAQVLDTSELDTVPHLPEDATPRLSAGAHLWTQESAWERKLLVPMRSLGELRGVLLLAPKEQQALYTSEDLELLHTIASLAGVALHNTQVLRELEQLRQAQVDAAHEEKRLALALLSAEISHEMAYPLNFFRHLLRQGGKGQVLDGEDIDIGREEIERLERMLTSLRRLSLPPPRLEPVPVLPRVRRALDLIRDQVQEGRVETEVDVARELTLLAEPDAMVQLFANLLRNAVQAAGPAGRIGVRAWVADTERVLEVWDSGPGVPETARDTLFDPWVTTRQGGLGLGLAVTQRIVRRFGWSITVHREDDRTCFRVHTPLDGSIQAVATQEVA, from the coding sequence ATGATGACCGCGGGCCCCAGTTCCTCACTGCGCCTCGTCGTGGCCCTGTTGGTCATGGTGTCGCTCTGCCTGGGGGCCGCCGTCACTTCCAGCGCATGGCGCACCTGGGGCACCCCCTTCGCCGCGCTCCTGGTGGACCCCTATGGCGCGTTCTCCTCCGTCTACCTGCCTCGGTGGAATGAGCAGCGCCTTCCCCTGCGGCATCCCAATCCCGTCGTCGCCTGTGACGGCGTCCCCATCGACGTAGCCCTAGCCCGACAAGGCCGCTTCCCCGGACAGCAGCTCCACGACTGCATCCAACGAGCACACGACGCCGGACGCACGCACGTCTCGCTGGTCTTCCTCCAGCAAGGCCAGTCCCTCACCCTTCAACAACCTCTCCGCCTCTTCGGCGCGGAGGAGGTGCTCTTCCTCTACGGCGTCTACGCCGTGGTGGGCGCGTTCCTCCTGTGGTCCGGCCTGCTCGTCCTGCTGCTGGCGGGGCGCAGGGACGGCGCCGTGGCCTACGGCGTGCTGTGCATCTCCAGCTTCGTCTTCCTGCTCACCCTGTTCGACTACCACACGCGCGCCGCGTTCATGCCGCTGTTCATCGTCTCGCGGCTGGGCACGGGCGTGGGGCTCATCTGGCTTGGCTATGCCTTCCCCGAGCGTCCTGTCCGTTTCCGCCGCTTCTGGCGCACGGCGCTCGCGGCCCTGAGCGCGGGGGCGCTCGGTGTCGCCGTCTGGTTGCTCGTCGCGCCTCACGCGGGGCTCGAGACCGCGTGGATGCGTGCCCGCGTCAACGACTTCTCCCAGGTCTCGCTGCTCGTCTGCGGCCTCTCCATCCTCGCTCGAATCCGAGGGAGCACGGGCCGCCAGCGCGCGGAGCTCCTCTCGGCGGCCTGGGGCCTGGCGCTGCTGCCGGTGCTCGTCGCGTTCTTCGTCTTCTTTGGCCGGGGACTCTACTTGATGGTCCCCTGCCTCATCGCCACGCTGCCGCTGTCCATCGGGCATGGCCTCATCCGCCAGAACGTGCTCGAGGTGACGGCGGTGCTCACGCGCCGGCTGATGGCGGTGCCCCTGGTGCTCGCGGGCCTGCTCGCGGCCGCCTTCACCTGGCGCGGGATGGCCCAGCTCCTCGCGACCTATGGTGTCCCGGACGTGCTCCCGGGAGTGACCGCCGTGGGCGTCTTCATGGCGTTGGTCCTCGTGGGCAAGCCCTGGGTGGACCGGCTCTTCTTCCCCGCCACCCTCCAGTTCCGCCCCACCGTCGAACAGCTCAGCGACGAGCTGGCCGCGCCCAGGAACCCGGAGGCCATCCGCGACACGGTGGAGCGGGTCGTCCTGCGCTGGCTGTCCACCAGCCGAGCCCAGGTGCTCGACACCTCCGAGCTCGACACCGTGCCCCATCTCCCCGAGGACGCGACGCCCCGCTTGAGCGCCGGCGCCCATCTCTGGACGCAGGAGAGCGCGTGGGAGCGCAAGCTGCTCGTCCCGATGCGCTCGCTCGGCGAGCTGCGAGGCGTCCTGCTCCTGGCGCCCAAGGAACAGCAGGCTCTCTACACGTCAGAGGACTTGGAGCTGCTCCACACCATCGCGAGTCTCGCGGGGGTGGCGCTCCACAACACTCAGGTGCTGCGCGAGCTGGAGCAACTCCGTCAGGCGCAGGTGGACGCGGCGCACGAGGAGAAGCGGCTGGCCCTGGCCCTGCTGAGCGCCGAAATCTCACATGAGATGGCCTACCCCCTGAACTTCTTCCGGCACCTGCTGCGCCAGGGCGGCAAGGGGCAGGTGCTCGACGGCGAGGACATCGACATCGGTCGGGAGGAGATTGAGCGACTCGAGCGCATGCTCACCTCCCTGCGCCGCCTGTCACTCCCGCCGCCGAGGCTCGAGCCCGTGCCCGTGCTCCCTCGGGTCCGCCGTGCGTTGGACCTCATCCGTGACCAGGTGCAGGAAGGGCGGGTAGAGACAGAGGTCGACGTCGCACGGGAACTCACGTTGCTCGCGGAGCCCGATGCCATGGTGCAGCTCTTCGCCAACCTGCTGCGCAACGCGGTGCAGGCTGCGGGGCCCGCGGGGCGCATCGGCGTGAGGGCCTGGGTGGCGGACACGGAGCGGGTCCTCGAGGTCTGGGACTCGGGGCCGGGGGTGCCCGAGACCGCGCGCGACACGCTCTTCGACCCGTGGGTCACCACGAGACAAGGAGGCCTTGGACTGGGCCTCGCCGTCACCCAACGCATCGTCCGTCGCTTCGGCTGGAGCATCACCGTGCATCGCGAGGACGACCGGACCTGCTTCCGGGTCCACACCCCGCTGGATGGCAGCATCCAGGCCGTGGCCACACAGGAGGTCGCATGA
- a CDS encoding trypsin-like serine peptidase, with protein MSTKYRFGKADFLELSYLAKGLRAAESVARLRRQGQPGWMANGATAFLVGPELLLTNHHVLQTKEMARRYQADFEQVELGERSTRVMASFALDPERCFITDPDLDYALVAVAPRSSDGVELRRQGWLRLRAGLRLNPGDSVAIIQHPLGASKRVTLRENKVVTLSNPAASGLENMATRLWYLCDTAGGTSGAPVFDDAWRVVALHSGELFRDPDFPPVEVVSGANGGELPQPENPNILANEGVVIGAILEDLQRRMAGSPNALASALLEDDSAYSEAFGGHLVYSGGSRLAG; from the coding sequence GTGTCAACCAAGTATAGATTCGGTAAGGCGGACTTCCTGGAACTCTCCTATCTAGCCAAGGGACTCCGGGCGGCGGAATCTGTCGCCAGGCTCCGGCGGCAGGGACAGCCCGGCTGGATGGCAAATGGCGCGACAGCGTTCCTGGTAGGGCCGGAGCTTCTCCTCACGAATCATCACGTCCTGCAGACAAAAGAAATGGCGCGGCGCTATCAGGCTGACTTCGAGCAGGTCGAGCTTGGGGAACGCTCCACGCGCGTGATGGCAAGCTTTGCTCTCGATCCCGAGCGGTGCTTCATCACAGACCCCGACTTGGATTATGCCCTGGTCGCGGTGGCTCCTCGCTCGAGTGATGGGGTGGAACTCCGTCGCCAGGGCTGGTTGAGGCTCAGGGCGGGATTGAGGCTCAATCCGGGAGACTCGGTTGCCATCATCCAACACCCGCTGGGCGCGTCCAAGCGCGTCACCCTGCGCGAGAACAAGGTCGTCACGTTGAGCAATCCGGCTGCGTCAGGTCTTGAGAACATGGCTACCCGCCTTTGGTACCTCTGTGACACGGCTGGAGGTACTTCGGGAGCCCCGGTCTTCGATGACGCATGGCGGGTTGTTGCGCTTCACAGCGGCGAGTTGTTCCGTGATCCTGACTTTCCTCCAGTGGAGGTGGTGTCCGGAGCAAACGGTGGAGAGCTCCCTCAGCCAGAGAATCCCAACATCCTCGCAAATGAAGGGGTTGTGATTGGCGCGATTCTCGAAGACCTCCAGAGGCGGATGGCGGGGAGTCCCAATGCCCTGGCCTCAGCTCTTCTCGAAGATGATTCCGCGTACAGCGAGGCGTTTGGCGGACACCTGGTCTACTCCGGAGGAAGTCGTCTGGCTGGGTAG
- the tkt gene encoding transketolase: MTTDTQDLLSINTIRTLAMDAVQQAHSGHPGAPMSLAPVAYQLWQQELRYDPSHPIWPDRDRFILSNGHASMLLYALLHLAGVKRVTRDYKVEDALSVSLEDIQKFRQLDSSTPGHPEYRWTSGVETTTGPLGQGVANSVGMAIASRWMGEHFNKPGFDMFTHDVYAICGDGDLMEGVASEAASIAGHLKLGNLCWLYDSNHISIDGSTDLAFTEDVGKRFEGYGWRVIHVPDANDLTVLGEALHTFKTLRNNKPTLIVVTTQIAFGAPKLQGSSKAHGEPLGDEEIKGTKRNYGWPEDAKFLVPDGVRERFQERMGARGKKLREAWDARLVEYQKQFPELADELVRMQRREAPKGWDSELPTFPADAKGMATRESSGKVLNAVAKNYPWLVGGSADLNPSTKTYITTSESMKPGEFKGRNIHFGVREHAMGSIVNGLCLSKVRGYGATFLIFSEYERPAIRLSSLMELPALHIFTHDSIGLGEDGPTHQPVEQLASLRAIPGLIVLRPGDANEVVEAWRVIGQQKSHPVVLVLTRQAVPTLDRTKYGAASGVAKGGYVLADAAGGKPEVVLIGTGSEVQLCLDAHDKLTAEGVASRVVSLPSWELFESQSQEYRDSVLPPNVRARVAVEKGAAFGWERWVGFQGGIVAMRSFGASAPIKALQQKFGFTVDNVVKVAKDTLAKNKA; encoded by the coding sequence ATGACCACCGATACGCAGGACCTGCTGAGCATCAACACCATCCGCACCCTCGCCATGGATGCGGTCCAGCAAGCCCACTCGGGTCACCCGGGGGCCCCCATGTCCCTGGCCCCCGTCGCCTACCAGCTCTGGCAGCAGGAGCTCCGGTACGACCCGTCCCACCCCATCTGGCCGGACCGCGACCGCTTCATCCTCTCCAACGGCCACGCGTCCATGCTCCTGTACGCCCTGCTCCACCTGGCCGGCGTCAAGCGCGTCACCCGCGACTACAAGGTCGAGGACGCCCTCAGCGTCTCGCTCGAGGATATCCAGAAGTTCCGCCAGCTCGACTCGTCCACCCCCGGCCACCCCGAGTACCGGTGGACCAGCGGCGTGGAGACGACGACGGGCCCCCTGGGCCAGGGCGTCGCCAACAGCGTGGGCATGGCCATCGCCAGCCGCTGGATGGGCGAACACTTCAACAAGCCCGGCTTCGACATGTTCACCCATGACGTCTACGCCATCTGCGGCGACGGCGACCTCATGGAAGGTGTCGCCTCCGAGGCCGCGTCCATCGCCGGCCACCTCAAGCTCGGCAACCTCTGCTGGCTCTACGACTCCAACCACATCTCCATCGACGGCAGCACCGACCTCGCCTTCACCGAGGACGTGGGCAAGCGTTTCGAGGGCTACGGCTGGCGCGTCATCCATGTCCCCGACGCCAACGATTTGACCGTCCTGGGCGAGGCGCTCCACACCTTCAAGACGCTGCGCAACAACAAGCCCACCCTCATCGTCGTCACCACCCAGATTGCCTTCGGCGCCCCCAAGCTCCAGGGCTCCTCCAAGGCCCACGGCGAGCCGCTCGGCGACGAGGAGATCAAGGGCACCAAGCGCAACTACGGCTGGCCCGAGGACGCGAAGTTCCTGGTCCCCGACGGCGTGCGCGAGCGCTTCCAGGAGCGCATGGGCGCCCGCGGCAAGAAGCTGCGCGAGGCGTGGGACGCGCGCCTCGTCGAGTACCAGAAGCAGTTCCCCGAGCTCGCCGATGAGCTGGTGCGCATGCAGCGCCGCGAGGCCCCCAAGGGCTGGGACTCCGAGCTGCCCACCTTCCCCGCCGACGCCAAGGGCATGGCCACCCGCGAGTCCAGCGGCAAGGTGCTCAACGCCGTCGCCAAGAACTACCCGTGGCTCGTGGGCGGCTCGGCCGACCTGAACCCCTCCACGAAGACGTACATCACCACGTCCGAGTCCATGAAGCCCGGCGAGTTCAAGGGCCGCAACATCCACTTCGGCGTGCGCGAACACGCGATGGGCTCCATCGTCAACGGCCTGTGCCTCAGCAAGGTGCGCGGCTACGGCGCCACGTTCCTCATCTTCAGTGAGTACGAGCGCCCCGCCATCCGCCTGTCCTCGCTGATGGAGCTGCCCGCGCTCCACATCTTCACCCACGACTCCATCGGCCTGGGCGAGGACGGCCCCACCCACCAGCCCGTGGAGCAGCTGGCCAGCCTGCGTGCGATTCCCGGCCTCATCGTCCTGCGCCCCGGCGACGCCAACGAAGTCGTGGAGGCGTGGCGGGTCATCGGCCAGCAGAAGAGCCACCCCGTGGTGCTGGTGCTCACGCGCCAGGCGGTGCCCACGCTGGACCGCACGAAGTACGGCGCGGCCTCCGGCGTGGCCAAGGGCGGCTACGTGCTGGCGGACGCGGCGGGCGGCAAGCCCGAGGTGGTGCTCATCGGCACGGGCAGCGAGGTGCAGCTGTGCCTGGACGCGCACGACAAGCTCACCGCCGAGGGCGTCGCCTCGCGCGTGGTGAGCCTGCCTTCGTGGGAGCTGTTCGAGAGCCAGTCGCAGGAGTACCGCGACAGCGTGCTGCCGCCGAACGTGCGCGCTCGCGTCGCCGTGGAGAAGGGCGCCGCCTTCGGGTGGGAGCGCTGGGTGGGCTTCCAGGGCGGCATCGTCGCCATGCGCAGCTTCGGCGCGTCCGCGCCCATCAAGGCGCTCCAGCAGAAGTTCGGCTTCACCGTCGACAACGTGGTGAAGGTGGCCAAGGACACGCTCGCCAAGAACAAGGCGTGA
- the truB gene encoding tRNA pseudouridine(55) synthase TruB, producing MTPGLYRVHKPVGPTSFSVVQSFLEEARAVPGKRVPVCHGGTLDPFAEGLLLILVGQTTRLFELLHAVPKTYEADVIWGTEMDTGDLHGRPVFQGDTSSLTPEKLDAALAPLLGWREQVPPATSAKKVGGEPAYRKAHRGEVVELPPSRVYLHSASWLSHDLPHTSRLTLTCRGGYYVRSLARDLGQALGCGAHLSTLRRTRIGPWADPEPGTRVLATGRELLPWARVRPLTDHEVGELRRERSIPLVGTSPPDWRLPTGFPDPEAPVRGFHQGRLVFLLRERDGALWSESELRGGL from the coding sequence ATGACGCCGGGGCTCTATCGCGTACACAAGCCGGTGGGCCCCACGAGCTTCTCGGTGGTGCAGTCGTTCCTCGAGGAGGCCCGGGCTGTCCCCGGCAAGCGCGTGCCCGTGTGTCACGGCGGCACGCTGGACCCGTTCGCGGAAGGGCTGCTGCTCATCCTCGTGGGCCAGACCACGCGCCTGTTCGAGCTGCTGCACGCCGTGCCCAAGACCTACGAAGCGGACGTCATCTGGGGCACGGAGATGGACACGGGGGACCTGCACGGCCGCCCCGTCTTCCAGGGGGACACGTCCTCGCTGACGCCCGAGAAGCTCGACGCCGCGCTCGCCCCGTTGCTCGGCTGGAGAGAGCAGGTCCCTCCCGCCACGAGCGCCAAGAAGGTGGGAGGCGAGCCCGCGTATCGCAAGGCACACCGGGGCGAAGTGGTGGAGCTGCCTCCCTCACGCGTGTACCTCCACTCCGCGAGCTGGCTCTCACACGACCTGCCCCACACCAGCCGCCTCACGCTGACCTGCCGGGGCGGCTACTACGTGCGCTCCCTCGCGCGAGATCTCGGCCAGGCACTCGGCTGCGGCGCGCACCTGTCCACGCTGCGACGGACCCGAATCGGTCCCTGGGCCGACCCCGAGCCTGGAACGCGAGTGCTGGCGACAGGCCGCGAGCTGCTCCCCTGGGCGCGAGTGCGTCCGCTCACGGACCACGAGGTCGGCGAGCTGCGTCGCGAGCGCTCCATCCCGCTCGTCGGCACGAGCCCACCGGACTGGCGTCTCCCCACGGGCTTCCCAGACCCCGAGGCGCCGGTGCGGGGCTTCCACCAGGGGCGGCTCGTGTTCCTGCTGCGTGAGCGGGACGGCGCGCTGTGGAGCGAGTCGGAGCTGCGCGGCGGGCTGTGA
- a CDS encoding FAD-dependent monooxygenase, with the protein MSAREVIIVGGGVGGLCAALALRRAGLQVKVYERAEDYQTLGAGLSLWPNAMWAFSLLGLADEVAHRGARWRQTVMHRWDGKVLSRLDVNALCEELGQPTVTLLRADLQQVLLRALGPENVRMAAACTGFQVEGDEVRVEFADGQQARGDCLIGADGLRSVIRQQLRPESRVRYSGRTSWRGIVNVPTELIPEGSQFELYGQGTRFGICHLGRGPEGTWRMYWFLMARAPEGGRDEEGGHREAVLRHVRGWMAPVESLVQATRESDILRTDIHDLEPLSRWGEGPVTLLGDAAHAMVTDLAQGACQAIEDALVLAKHLREGGDLRQALRAYEARRRPRTKHVADMSRRAGSLRYLRNPVARWSRDVLMRALPHAVALQQLRSVVAHDFLA; encoded by the coding sequence GTGTCAGCGCGTGAAGTCATCATCGTGGGCGGCGGCGTGGGTGGGCTGTGCGCGGCCCTCGCGCTCCGTCGAGCGGGGCTCCAGGTGAAGGTGTACGAGCGCGCCGAGGATTACCAAACACTCGGAGCAGGGCTCTCCCTCTGGCCGAACGCGATGTGGGCCTTCTCGTTGTTGGGGCTGGCCGACGAGGTGGCTCACAGGGGAGCCCGCTGGCGACAGACGGTGATGCACCGGTGGGACGGCAAGGTGCTCTCGCGACTCGACGTGAACGCGCTCTGTGAGGAGCTGGGACAGCCGACGGTGACGCTGCTCCGCGCGGACCTCCAGCAGGTGCTGTTGCGAGCACTCGGACCGGAGAACGTCCGGATGGCGGCGGCGTGCACGGGCTTCCAGGTGGAGGGCGACGAGGTCCGCGTCGAGTTCGCGGACGGTCAGCAGGCGCGGGGCGACTGCCTCATCGGCGCGGATGGCCTGCGCTCCGTCATCCGCCAGCAACTGCGCCCGGAGTCGCGAGTGCGCTACAGCGGTCGGACCTCGTGGCGCGGCATCGTGAACGTCCCGACGGAGCTGATTCCCGAGGGCAGTCAGTTCGAGCTCTACGGCCAGGGGACCCGCTTCGGCATCTGTCATCTCGGCCGGGGTCCGGAGGGGACGTGGCGGATGTACTGGTTCCTCATGGCCCGAGCGCCCGAGGGTGGGCGTGACGAGGAGGGTGGTCATCGCGAAGCGGTGCTGCGCCACGTGCGCGGCTGGATGGCGCCCGTCGAGTCGCTGGTCCAGGCCACGCGCGAGTCGGACATCCTCCGCACGGACATCCATGACCTGGAGCCGCTGTCGCGCTGGGGCGAGGGCCCCGTCACGTTGCTGGGAGACGCCGCGCACGCGATGGTGACGGACCTGGCGCAGGGGGCCTGCCAGGCCATCGAGGATGCGCTGGTCCTGGCGAAGCACCTGCGAGAGGGCGGCGACCTGCGCCAGGCCCTGCGAGCCTACGAGGCCAGGCGCCGACCCCGCACGAAGCACGTCGCCGACATGAGTCGGCGAGCTGGGTCACTGCGTTACCTCCGCAACCCAGTGGCACGATGGTCGAGAGACGTGTTGATGCGGGCCCTCCCGCACGCGGTGGCGCTCCAGCAGCTGCGCTCTGTGGTCGCCCACGACTTCCTCGCATAG